A stretch of the Coprobacillus cateniformis genome encodes the following:
- a CDS encoding TetR/AcrR family transcriptional regulator — protein MKREDMNKAMHTKIIESAIQEFNEKSYEKASMNHICQIGQISKGIIYHYFKDKDELYLECIKICFETIVTYYQDHLPLDMNQEESMKIYMQLRMQFFEEYPQLRGLFFHTILRTPSHLKEEVKMIKTDFDVLNEDFIKHYLQSKKLRTGVSFERALEYYKMMQNTFNDYFRVQIENGEPFDEIVEKHEEEMENWIDIVLYGIAREEN, from the coding sequence ATGAAAAGAGAAGACATGAATAAAGCTATGCATACAAAGATTATTGAAAGTGCTATTCAAGAATTTAATGAAAAAAGTTATGAAAAAGCATCTATGAATCATATTTGTCAAATTGGTCAAATATCTAAGGGAATCATTTATCATTATTTCAAAGATAAAGATGAACTCTATTTAGAATGTATAAAAATCTGTTTTGAAACGATTGTCACATATTATCAAGATCATTTACCTTTGGATATGAATCAGGAAGAAAGTATGAAAATCTATATGCAGTTAAGAATGCAGTTTTTTGAAGAATATCCTCAATTAAGAGGGCTCTTCTTTCATACAATTTTAAGAACACCATCTCATTTAAAAGAAGAAGTGAAAATGATTAAGACAGATTTTGATGTGTTAAATGAAGATTTTATAAAACACTATTTACAAAGTAAGAAATTAAGAACTGGGGTATCATTTGAAAGAGCATTAGAATATTATAAGATGATGCAAAATACATTTAATGATTATTTTCGTGTTCAGATAGAAAATGGTGAACCGTTTGATGAGATTGTTGAAAAACATGAAGAAGAAATGGAAAATTGGATTGATATAGTGCTTTATGGTATTGCGAGGGAGGAAAATTGA
- the hxlB gene encoding 6-phospho-3-hexuloisomerase, translating into MNINGSKILSELTEVNNQLNTSDIYKLIDLIDISNHIYLTGAGRSGLMIRSFANRLLHLGYNISVVGEISSPHTHPGDLLLISSGSGETKSLISQAEIAKQNGLKVALITTSSISSLAKLADIVLLIPVQSKDTNGETIQPMGTLFEQYTLILYDSIVLNIMGLKNQTNETMKARHANLE; encoded by the coding sequence ATGAATATTAATGGTTCTAAAATATTAAGTGAATTAACAGAAGTTAATAATCAGTTAAATACTTCTGATATCTACAAACTTATTGATTTAATTGATATATCAAATCATATTTATTTAACAGGTGCAGGAAGATCTGGTTTGATGATTCGTTCATTTGCAAATCGCTTGCTCCACTTAGGGTATAATATAAGTGTTGTCGGTGAAATCAGTTCACCCCATACCCATCCAGGTGATTTGTTATTGATTAGTTCTGGTTCTGGTGAAACAAAAAGTTTAATAAGTCAAGCTGAAATTGCTAAACAAAATGGATTAAAGGTTGCTCTCATTACAACAAGTTCGATCTCTTCCTTAGCGAAGTTAGCAGATATTGTTTTACTTATTCCAGTTCAATCCAAAGATACAAATGGTGAAACAATTCAACCAATGGGAACATTATTTGAACAGTATACATTAATTTTGTATGATAGTATTGTTTTAAATATAATGGGTCTAAAAAATCAAACAAACGAAACAATGAAAGCTAGACATGCTAATTTAGAATAA
- a CDS encoding PTS sugar transporter subunit IIA, translating into MKIYFTEKNVSSDLEAIEVAGSVLVQEGRVMPEFITACTDREKIYPTGLGLPSGQAVAMPHGESSFVKEDSISIVRTQTPVVFKRMEDPDQTVKCQLIFNLALATGGKHITVLRKLMGLFQDEMFIQNCMQYDNISLIKYVCEQLEEG; encoded by the coding sequence ATGAAAATCTATTTTACTGAAAAAAATGTATCCTCTGATTTAGAAGCTATTGAAGTCGCTGGATCTGTTCTTGTTCAAGAAGGAAGAGTAATGCCTGAGTTTATTACTGCATGTACAGATAGAGAAAAAATTTATCCTACGGGATTAGGACTACCATCAGGTCAAGCTGTTGCTATGCCACATGGCGAATCAAGTTTTGTTAAAGAAGATAGTATAAGTATTGTGAGAACACAGACACCTGTTGTTTTTAAACGTATGGAAGATCCAGACCAAACTGTTAAATGTCAATTGATTTTTAATCTTGCTCTTGCAACAGGTGGAAAACATATTACAGTTCTTAGAAAGTTAATGGGATTGTTTCAAGATGAAATGTTTATTCAAAATTGCATGCAATATGATAATATTTCATTGATTAAATACGTTTGTGAACAATTAGAAGAAGGTTAA
- a CDS encoding PTS sugar transporter subunit IIB, translated as MKKVLVVCGNGIASSSIMVAGLQDYLKEQGIEAQIDKASLMDATTDRINSYDLLVSSTKINNDAVTIPVIIGIGLLTGIGEEEVLEDIKGVLVG; from the coding sequence ATGAAAAAAGTATTGGTTGTTTGTGGAAATGGAATTGCATCATCATCTATTATGGTTGCAGGATTACAAGATTATTTGAAAGAACAAGGAATTGAGGCACAAATTGATAAAGCATCTTTAATGGATGCAACTACAGATAGGATTAATAGTTATGATTTGTTGGTTTCTTCAACAAAAATTAATAATGATGCAGTGACTATTCCAGTTATTATTGGAATTGGATTATTAACAGGAATTGGTGAAGAAGAAGTTTTAGAAGACATTAAAGGTGTGTTAGTAGGTTAG